GACGTGGAGCTTGGCCAGGGGTTCCCGCCCCTCCAGAGGACAGCTGGCTGGCTTGGGGGTTACCACAGAGGGTGGATGTTAGGAAGGGTGGGGGGTTTCCTCCACATACCACCTGGCCCTAAGCCTTTTGGGCATACTCCATATGGTGACCCTGCCGTTCCTTTCACAACCAGGCATTGCCAAGACTGGGACCAGGGGGCTGGACTGCCAGCATGAGACCAATGAGGTGGTCACCACAAGGGCACTGGGACATACCCACACCCACCCATGGGAAAGTGaagcggtgggggaggggggtagggAGACAAGGGTGGGGTGGCAGGGAAGGGATGGGCAGAGAGAGGGAACAGGGCAAGTCAGAGCAATGCTGCCCTCCCTAAGTGGGGAGGAAGCAGCTGTCCCTGCCCAGCTTCCAAGAAGCAGACTCAGTCAGGGGCACCCAAAAATGGGAGAGCCATGAAATAGTTAAGAGATTTTATTCTAATAGCTGTAATTACAGTGCCTGTTTGtcgaaatgaaaactgaaaacaagtaTACAAAACAGTTGATTACTAATTGTGTATTGAAAGCATTAAGAGGTTCCACGACACCAAATAAACCAGTTCTGAGGTTTTCCCCAAGATAAAGTTTAACAGCTCCAGCTTCTTCAGTGTTtatcaaaatacaaaagaaaaaagtagaggtTATCATTTTTCGATGGCAAATCTGACCCTTGCAGGCTGAGGGAGTGAAAGCACACATAGACAGGGGCTCCGAGGGGCTGGGGCTCAAGGATGACCACCCCCGCTCCTGCTGGTGAGACCCCAGAGAGCCCGGAGCAGGCAAGCAAGGGGACTGCAGGGCTCCCACTCAAACCAGAGCGTTCCAACCAAAGTGCCCATGCTGACCCAAGAAAAGGCTGGGGTTCCTCCAAGGGGTCTGAGAGTGGTGGCTGCAGCCTCCAGCCCATCTCCTGGGCAGCCATGTAAGCACAGATACAAGCACAAACGCTATGGGGTGTGGGATGACCCAAGACAGAGCAAATCACAGGGACCCTATTGTGACCATGCAGAATGGATCATAGCTGGTTCTGCCCCGTTTCACGTTCCCAACGGGAAACAGACCACTGGTGGACTGGACTCAGGCCATTACTGCAGAACCTACACTAGGCACATTTCTCCCTTCTGTGTGTTCAAGTGTTCTCCTTATCTTGTATttgtaactattttaaaaaatgcactgaGTTTGGGTTAAAAACCAACCACCAAAATGGATCTCAACACAGATGTAAAGCCCAGAAGAGGAACATCGGGCTTTTCTGACACAGCGACTCCTGAATGACCCGTGTGCCTAAAATCCCTTCTCAGTACTAAACAGtgggttgattttctttttacaataaaaaaagctgagtaatattgcatagGAGTACCAGAAACTGCCTCATTGGAAACAAAAActatttacattaaataaaaaccCAGTTGCAGGCTGCGTCTGCACATTTACAGCATGGTGAAGCACACTGTGACCGACCATGGAGACAGCTTCTGGCACTCACACCACAGGGGCACGTTTGCCACATGAGAGTAAAGCGAGGGCAGAAGGAGGGAGtgtgaagggaggagagaggagtacAGCTCACTTCTGGTTCCGGAGCTGATTGGACAGCCAGTCCAGTCCCTCATAGAGCCCGTCCCCGCTGGTGGCACAGGTGGCCTGAATGTACCAGTTCCTGTGGCGCAGAGAGTGCAGACCCAGCTTGTCCGTGATCTCAGCTGCATTCATGGCATTGGGGAGGTCCTAGGGGGGAGGGTAGCAAAGCAGGCGTGGGTCAAGGGGACTGCATGGAACCCTCTCCACCTGACCTGTGACCCCCCCTCGTCAGACCTCCATCGCTGAGAGGCTGGCTGCCTAACGTGCACCCACCACCAGCACACAGGGTGGCTCAGTCATGCGTACCTGTTTGTTAGCAAACACGAGCAGAACAGCGTCCCTGAGCtcgtcttctgccagcatcctcATAAGCTCCTCTCGGGCCTCATTCACACGCTCTCTGTCATTGCTGTCAACCACGAAGATGAGACCTGCATAGGGAACAGTAAGCATTAGTGCAGGCACCCGGGACACTCCCAACCTCTCCCAAAGGCCACAGCCCCCCTCCTGAGGGTTGTAATGGGGTGGCCCACCCTCACCTTGTGTGTTCTGGAAGTAGTGGCGCCACAGAGGCCGGATCTTGTCCTGGCCACCCACGTCCCACACAGTGAAGCTGATGTTCTTGTATTCCACGGTTTCCACGTTGAAGCCTGGAGGAAACCCAGTGTGAGGCGCTCCCTAGGACTACCACTACCCCCTAGCCTCCCGAGGCCCAGCCTCCTCACCTATAGTGGGAATGGTGGTCACGATTTCACCCAGCTTCAGTTTGTACAGGATGGTGGTCTTTCCCGCAGCATCTAGGCCCACCATGAGAATGCGCATTTCTTTTTTGCCAAAAAGGCCCTTGAAGAGGTTTGCAAagatattccccatgctgtagaCTGGTGGGAGCAACACTGGCCAGAGAAACCTGCAGATACAAGGAGTCCTTGTGTCTCTTTCTGTGCTGCCCAGGGCCAGCAAAGCAGCAGCAGCTCAGAGACAGACTCAcccacagacagacagatggacatcCTGTTATCTCTCCTGAAAACTCACAAGGCATAAGCTGATGTAATTCTGGTTCCtatccaaaagaaaaagagtcctgcctgcctgcctcttgAGCCCTAAAATCACCCTTAAAAGGGAGAGAATGGGAATCTTAGAACAGGGCTGACCGGATTTTGAAGCAGCAACTGCCATTATATCAGGAAGTGACGCCCAAGGCCTCAGGGTAACTTACCTCTAAGTCCTACAACCTGCCACTGTGGGGTGCAATGTCCAACATGCGTGGAGAGGTGTGGCTTTCAAATGAATGCTAGATTCTCCATAATCTAATACAGAGCTTTTCAAGGGGCCAGAAACAACCACTCCAAGGCCCTACCATGTCTCCCAACTGCTCCAAGTCTCAGTGAAAAACCGTCCAATGTTAAGGCAACTAACACACAAGAAGCTAGGAGGGCCCATGGCAGAGACCAAAAGCCGACCTTTCCCAGCACGCTGAGAGCTTAGCACACCCTGCAGGCGGGACCGGTGGAGTGAGAACACCTGGGCTCTAGGGCAGCACACCAGGGCATTCAGTCTAAGGGTGAGCCCACAACAATGACCCTGGGGAGCCTGCCAGGGGACACTTTCCCAAGAGCTGTGGTCAGTGCTGTCCCAGAGAGGAGAAGGCCTGTGTGGTGCAGCAACATGCTTGTACGAGAACACGTGTGCTGTGTTTGGGCTCCCACCAGGCTCTCCTCACTCAGCAGGGCAGAAACACTAGGATACCACTGAGCTGGCTGGACCCAAGGTCAGAGACCAGGCCCAGACACCCAGACCTATAGGAAGGGACAAGTGACCACAGCTGTGGGAGAGTGAGGCTCACGGAGGAGAGGATCTCCTGTCCCAAAAGGCGCCCAAGGCACCAGAGCTGCCCAGGACTGGCCTCTCCATGCTCAGTACTCTCCTTCTTCAACTGTTTTATTTGCAAACAAGGCCTTAGGAAAAAACGGTCACTTTCTCAAATGCTTAGGAatctggactttaaaaaaaaattaattaattaatggctgaggtgggtctttgttgctgtgcgcaggcttctcactgcagtggcttctcttgttgcagagcactggctctaggcatgtgggcttcagtagctgtggctcacaggctctagagcacaggctcagtagttgtggcgcacaggcttagctgctccgcagcatgtgggctcttcctggaccagggctcgaacctgtgtcccctgcattggcaggcggattcttaaccactgcgccaccagggaagccaggaatCTGGACTTTTGGCACCTATGGTGAAGTCAAGCTGTGGAGAGCTGGGCAGCCTTCAACTGGGAAGAACTCTGTGTGAGTGTTGACAGAAAACCTAATGAACCACAGATTGTTCCAAGCAGGCAGGAGCTGCTTGCATCTGACCTCTGAGAGGGTGTTGGTGGAAGCCACCGTCAAGGCTTGGAAGGAGCCTTGCCCTGCATACCTGACCCCCCTAGAAGTAACAATGAGCTCCCCAGTCTTTGGACTTTGGATGGACACTGCTGGGGTCAGAGGCCAGACCCATGAAGGACACAGTTATGGGCCTGCCACAGGCACGTCCCACTGCACTCCACCTGGGGGGCGTGCCCCAGATCCCCACCATTCCTTATCACCATTCCTTATCACCTCTGATGACAGGCTCAGGTGGAGTCGCCAGGCCTCCACTGCAAGTTACTTTCTGCCTTAGTCATCAGTGAGTATTTGGTGACTAAGTCCACGTCCTGCTCCTCATCCAACTTCCACCTTCTAGTTTTAGCACTCTGACATTTCCTGGCTGAATTATTACCATGAGGACTgtcaaatggtgattt
This genomic interval from Phocoena sinus isolate mPhoSin1 chromosome 3, mPhoSin1.pri, whole genome shotgun sequence contains the following:
- the ARF1 gene encoding ADP-ribosylation factor 1 isoform X3 — encoded protein: MGNIFANLFKGLFGKKEMRILMVGLDAAGKTTILYKLKLGEIVTTIPTIGFNVETVEYKNISFTVWDVGGQDKIRPLWRHYFQNTQGLIFVVDSNDRERVNEAREELMRMLAEDELRDAVLLVFANKQVRMTEPPCVLL
- the ARF1 gene encoding ADP-ribosylation factor 1 isoform X2; amino-acid sequence: MGNIFANLFKGLFGKKEMRILMVGLDAAGKTTILYKLKLGEIVTTIPTIGFNVETVEYKNISFTVWDVGGQDKIRPLWRHYFQNTQGLIFVVDSNDRERVNEAREELMRMLAEDELRDAVLLVFANKQVRMTEPPCTQPATGFLFNVNSFCFQ
- the ARF1 gene encoding ADP-ribosylation factor 1 isoform X1; its protein translation is MGNIFANLFKGLFGKKEMRILMVGLDAAGKTTILYKLKLGEIVTTIPTIGFNVETVEYKNISFTVWDVGGQDKIRPLWRHYFQNTQGLIFVVDSNDRERVNEAREELMRMLAEDELRDAVLLVFANKQDLPNAMNAAEITDKLGLHSLRHRNWYIQATCATSGDGLYEGLDWLSNQLRNQK